The sequence CCGCAAGTGTGCCCGACAGTGGCGGCGTCTACCTCGTGCCCGCCTTCACCGGCCTCGGCGCGCCCCATTGGGATCAATATGCCCGAGGCGCGATCCTCGGGCTAACGCGCGGCGCAAACAAGGCCCACATCGCCCGGGCCGCGCTGGAGGCGATTGCGTGGCAGTCGGCGGACGTGCTCCGCGCCATGGAGGCCGACGCGGGCACACCCGTGAAGGAACTGCGCGTGGACGGCGGCGCGGCGGCGAACAATCTGCTCATGCAGATCCAGGCGGATATTTTGCAGGCCCCGGTGGTGCGCACCGCCGTGCTGGAGACCACGGCCCTCGGCGCGGCCTACCTCGCGGGCCTCGCCGTGGGCTTCTGGCCCGATCGCGAGACCTTGGCGGCGCAATGGCAAGCGGAAAGGATATTCACGCCCGAGTTGGCCGCTGCCGAGCGCGACGCCGCCCGCAGAGGCTGGGAAAAAGCCCTGGAACGGGCAAAAGACTGGGAAGAACATTGAACTGCGCGGCAATGACAGGGGCGTATGGGCCAAAACGATCCAAGCCCCAACCCCATAGGGTCCCATAAGCCCCATAAGCCCCATAAGCCCCATAAGCCCCATAAGCCCCATAAGCCCCATAAGCCCCATAAGACCCATAAGACCCATAAGACCCATAAGACCCATAAGACCCATAAGACCCATAAGACCCATAAGACCCATCGCGCGACTGCGAGCTACTAAGAAATTCGGAATCCACCATGAAACGTGAAGACATGATCGCCCTGCTCGAAGAGCACGGCAGCAAACCCTGGGACATGATCATCATCGGCGGCGGCGCCACGGGCCTCGGCACGGCCATCGATGCCGCGTCGCGCGGCTACAAGACGGTGCTCATCGAACGCTCCGACTTTGCCAAGGGCACCTCCAGCCGCAGCACCAAGCTAATCCACGGCGGAGTGCGCTACCTGCGCCAGGGCAATATTTCCCTCGTCATGGAGGCCCTGAAAGAGCGCGGCATCATGCGCCGCAACGCGCCACACCTCGTCCACGACCTGCCCTTTGTCGTGCCCACCTACGACTGGTGGGAAGGTCCCTTCTACGGTATCGGTATGCGTGTCTACGACATGCTCGCGGGCAAATATGGCTTTGGCGATTCGCGCAACCTCTCCCGCGAGGATACCATCAAGCGCCTGCCCACCATCGAGACGGAAGGGCTCCGCGGTGGCGTGGTCTACCACGACGGCCAGTTCGACGACGCGCGCCTGGCCATCAACATGGCGAAGACCGCCGCCGAGCAGGGCGCGGTGATGCTGAACTATGTCAACGCCGCAGGGCTGATCCTGAAAGACGGTTACGTGACGGGCGTGGAGGCGGAAGACCGCGAGACCGGCAAGCACTACACGCTCAACGCCAAGGTGGTGATCAATGCCACCGGCCCCTTCTGCGATGCCGTGCGCCAGATGGAGAATGCCGATCTGCCGCCCATGGTGAAGCCCAGCCAGGGCGTGCACCTCGTCCTGCCCGGTGAATTCCTGCCGGGGCACAGCGCCATCGCCGTGCCGCACACCGACGACGGCCGCGTATTCTTCGCCGTGCCCTGGCACGGCCACGTGATTATCGGCACCACCGACACGCCCATCGACAGCCTCCCCGAGGAACCAGTGGCGCAGGAAGAGGAGATCGTCTTCATCATGAAGCACGCCGCGCGCTACCTCCGCAAGGATCCCAGCCGCGCCGATGTGCGCAGCGTCTTCACCGGCATCCGCCCCCTCGTGGGCAATGGGGGAGAAGAGAATACCGCCGCCCTCTCCCGCGATCACAGCCTCACCATTTCCAAAGGCGGCCTCGTCACCATCACCGGCGGCAAATGGACCACCTACCGACGTATGGCGGAAGATACCGTCGATCAGGCGGCGGAACTCGCTGGCCTCGAAGAGCGCCCCTGCGCCACGAAAGGACTCAACATCCACGGCTGGCACCAGAACACCGAAGAACTCGGACCCCTCGGCCTCTACGGCAGCGACGCGCCAAAAATACACGCGTTGATTCGAGAAGATGGTACCTGGGGAGCCCCCATCCACCCCGCGCTGAATATCTCCGGCGCGGAAATCGCCTGGGGCGCCCGCGAAGAAATGGCCCGCACGGTGGAGGACGCTCTGTCCCGCCGCACGCGTTGTCTCCTGCTCAACGCCCGCGCCAGCATCGAAGCCGCGCCGAAGGTGGCAAGGATACTTGCCCGAGTGCTTGGTAGAGACGAAGCCTGGGAGCAGTCGCAGGTGAAGGAATTCTCGGCGCTGGCCGAGGGGTATGTGTTGAAGTAAGGGACGGGTGAGGCTGAACGGCGAATGGACGCGAATGGACGCGAATGTTTGGAGTTGATGTGCGACCGAGCGACCGTAAGCTGACGCCGGGTGCCACCCATACGCGGTCCGCCTCGGGCGGACGGTAGCTTATGGTCGATGGAATGGCGT comes from Candidatus Hydrogenedentota bacterium and encodes:
- a CDS encoding glycerol-3-phosphate dehydrogenase/oxidase codes for the protein MKREDMIALLEEHGSKPWDMIIIGGGATGLGTAIDAASRGYKTVLIERSDFAKGTSSRSTKLIHGGVRYLRQGNISLVMEALKERGIMRRNAPHLVHDLPFVVPTYDWWEGPFYGIGMRVYDMLAGKYGFGDSRNLSREDTIKRLPTIETEGLRGGVVYHDGQFDDARLAINMAKTAAEQGAVMLNYVNAAGLILKDGYVTGVEAEDRETGKHYTLNAKVVINATGPFCDAVRQMENADLPPMVKPSQGVHLVLPGEFLPGHSAIAVPHTDDGRVFFAVPWHGHVIIGTTDTPIDSLPEEPVAQEEEIVFIMKHAARYLRKDPSRADVRSVFTGIRPLVGNGGEENTAALSRDHSLTISKGGLVTITGGKWTTYRRMAEDTVDQAAELAGLEERPCATKGLNIHGWHQNTEELGPLGLYGSDAPKIHALIREDGTWGAPIHPALNISGAEIAWGAREEMARTVEDALSRRTRCLLLNARASIEAAPKVARILARVLGRDEAWEQSQVKEFSALAEGYVLK